The nucleotide sequence GTCGGCCACCGCCGCCACCACCATGCGCCCCGGCCAGGACTTCTTCCCCCTGACTGTTGACTACCGTGAGAAATACTCCGCCGCCGGCCGTTTCCCGGGTGGCTTCTTCAAACGCGAAGGTCGTCCTTCCGAGAAGGAAATCCTCACCTCCCGTCTCTGCGACCGTCCTTGCCGTCCGCTCTTCCCCGAGGGTTTCCTCAACGAGGTTCAGCTCATCGGTCTCCTTCTGTCGGCTGACCAAGTTCACGAGTCCGACATCCTCATGCTAAACGGCTGTTCCGCCGCGCTCGCCATCTCCGACATTCCTTGGAATGGCCCGATCGGCGCCGTGCGCGTGGCTGAGATCGATGGCGAGTTCGTCGCCAACCCGACCGTCGAGCAGATGTTCTCCTCCTCCCTCGACCTGATCTACGTCGGCACCAAGACCGAGATGCTCATGATCGAAGGTTCCGCCGATCAGATCCCCGAGGAGCGCTTCATCGAAGCCCTCGAGTTTGGTCAGGCTTCCATCCAACCGATCATCACCGCCATCGAAGAGCTCAAGGCCACCGCTGGTAAGGCCAAGAAGGAATTCGACCTCGTCCAAGCTTCCCCGGAAGCCCGCGCCATCATCGAGCGCGTCGCCGGCGACCGCGTCGGTCCCGCCATCTTCGGCTTCGACCGTCCGGTTCGTAACGCCAACCTCAAGGTCATCAAAGACGAGGCCAAGGCCGCCGTTGACGCCGAGCTCGGCGAAGGCACCTGCACCGATGTCGATCTCGCCGTCGTTTTCGAAGACCTCCAGGAAGAGGCCTACCGCCAAACCGTTCTCGGCAAGGGTTCCCGCGCCGATGGCCGTGGTCCCAAGGATCTCCGCCAGATCGACTGCGAAGTCGGCGTCCTCCCCCGCGTGCACGGTTCCGCCCTGTTCCAACGCGGCGACACCCAGGGCCTCGTCATCACGACCCTCGGCCCCACCAAGGAAGCCCAGTCCATGGACGGCCTCACCGGTGGCGCGACGTCCAAGTCGTTCATCCTCCATTACAACATGCCTCCCTTCACCGTTGGTGAAGCCGGTCGTTTCGGTGGCCAAAGCCGCCGCGAGATCGGTCACGGCGCCCTCGCCGAGCGTTCGCTCGTGCCGGTGCTGCCCGCCGAGGACGTGTTCCCCTACTCCATCCGCGTCGTCTCCGAGCTCATGGCCTCCAACGGCTCGACCTCGATGGCTTCGATCTGCGGCGGTTGCTTGGCTCTCAT is from Synoicihabitans lomoniglobus and encodes:
- the pnp gene encoding polyribonucleotide nucleotidyltransferase gives rise to the protein MNNKQTVEVPGMGLQFTTGDMAKFANGAVTVTSGETKVFVSATAATTMRPGQDFFPLTVDYREKYSAAGRFPGGFFKREGRPSEKEILTSRLCDRPCRPLFPEGFLNEVQLIGLLLSADQVHESDILMLNGCSAALAISDIPWNGPIGAVRVAEIDGEFVANPTVEQMFSSSLDLIYVGTKTEMLMIEGSADQIPEERFIEALEFGQASIQPIITAIEELKATAGKAKKEFDLVQASPEARAIIERVAGDRVGPAIFGFDRPVRNANLKVIKDEAKAAVDAELGEGTCTDVDLAVVFEDLQEEAYRQTVLGKGSRADGRGPKDLRQIDCEVGVLPRVHGSALFQRGDTQGLVITTLGPTKEAQSMDGLTGGATSKSFILHYNMPPFTVGEAGRFGGQSRREIGHGALAERSLVPVLPAEDVFPYSIRVVSELMASNGSTSMASICGGCLALMDAGVPIIAPVAGISCGLITEKPEDSLSGKWETITDILGEEDHFGDMDFKLAGTTAGITGFQLDLKIKGLPFEIAKQAIFQARDARIEILKKMLESIPAPRKELSTFAPRIQTIQIDPEKIGLLIGPGGKTIRRIVETTGAQIDISDDDSGKVFIYSNNGDSMNRAVQEIDGLCGGGGPGGKIEEGKIYEGRVTGTKEFGAFVECLPGKEGLCHISELADFRVRRTEDVCKVGDSITVKCIGIDERSKKVRLSRKAALADLEAQKAAAAEAPADEAAPEAPAEEAPAAEEPKSE